The genome window CAGGCTAAAATGCTCAGAGGGCCGGCACGGACGTAATGCGCAGAACGGCCTCCTTCTGTGACACAGCGACTGTGTGCTCCAGAGTGGTGGAAGGAACGAATATTGAGGTCTGGTGAATGGGTTGCCCAATCCCaataggggcggcacagtggctcagtggttagcaccgctgcctcacagcaccagggacccgggttcgattccagcctcgggcaactatctgtgtagagtttgcacattctccccgtgtctgcgtgggtttcctccgggtgctccagtttcgcccctcagtccaaagatgtgcaggttagggtgaattggccatgctgaattacccatagtgctcagggatgtgtaggttagggtggattggccatgctgaattacccatagtgctcagtgatgtgcaggttagggtggattggccatgctgaattacccatagtgctcagggatgtgcaggttaggggggattggccatgctaagttacccatagtgctcagggatgtgtaggttagggtggattggccgtgctgaattacccatagtgctcagggatgtgcaggtcagggtgaattggccgtgctgaattacccatagtgctcagggatgtgcaggtcagggtgaattggcagtgttaaattgcccatagtgttaggtgcattaatcagagggaaatgggtctgggtgggttactcttcacagggtcggtgtggactggttgggccgaagggcctgtttccacactgtagggaatgtaatctaatcaactgGGCTTCCACAGggcaagcggggagtattccatcacattctggacttgtgccttgtcatcggtgggacaggctttgggagggGAGGGCAGTCGGGAGACGAGTCGTATGAAGTGGGATCGGACCAAGTAGGTGTTACAGAGTCCGTGAGTGAATCAGTTGGACCCCCTACAGTCCAGTTACTACCATGATAACGCCTTTCCCAGCCCCTGGACTATCTGGCTCTGTCAAAACTCAGTTTTCCCAGTTTGGCCGGTTCGCATATCAAGGTTTCCGGATTGTTAAATCAATGTGTAATCATAAAGCAACGGTTACCTAACGTTACTCGTTAAAATGGGGTTCGGCTGCCTGTAGGTAATGAGGTGGGTTCCGTGCTGGAAAtatacagactgtgacacaatctACCTGGATCCCGTACCCTATTTCAAAGACAAAATTCGGCCACATTTTGTAAcagcaaaataatttaaaaagacgCGACAAAAAGTGGCTCACGGCAGCAGTTTGGTTTCTAATGTCTACGTTCCACAGTTTAAGGCACCCACGTGTACGGTAGCAACTGCCAATCGAGGGTCTTCCTTAACAACGCAAAGCAGCCCCTTATCTAGGTTCCCTGTTGACCAGCCGTAGTGGTCTCTAGTTTGGGAACAGCTTCGCTTTGATGGGGCAGACGCTGATCTTTCAAAGAAGTCGTTATGATGATGACAACGATGACGACGACGAGGATCACCAGCCCCACGGCCACTCCCAGAATAATTTTCCACTTCCTGTTCCTCGATGCTTCCTGTATGGCCACCTGTTTCGATGTCTTCTGAAACAGTTTCCCCTTCAAAGGTCAGAGCACACACCGTTACCCTCAAACAAATCACGGATACGATCATCTTTGAGTCTCGTGATACAAGGAAAGACTGTTATCATTCATATAGAACAGAAGAGGGCctttggatagggtaaatagacaaggtcttttccctggggtgggggagtccagaactagaggggcataggtttagggtgagaggggaaagatatcaaaggaacctcaggggcaatttttgcacacagagggtggtgcgtgtatggaatgagctgccagaggaaggggcagaggctggtacaattgtaacatttaaaaggcatccggatggggacatgaatagggaggcgttagtgggatatgggccaagtgctgccaaatgggaccagTTGAATTTGATCTGACTGGCTGGCCcagatgagttgggccgaagggttctGTTTCTGCGACTCTAGGTCGTTTAAGCAACCtcttggcacacttgtcttcaggATAAGGGTGAGGGCATTCAGGCACAACAGTGTGAACgttcctccccctcctcctcctcccccctcccaccccaacgtCACGGTTAAACAAAGGGTTCGCCAAGTTCCATTCAGAGTCATGATTGCGAGAAGGTATCCGCGCTgatttgctttcttttaaaaacgAAACGTACAAccaatcctcaaatccactctcGAGAAGAGATTCCACTCCCCTGACCGGATTGGATCAGTCTAAGGCAAATCCGCGCGCCACACAAGTTGGGATCCCCGAGGTTTTGCTCACCGCTTCCTGCAGCTGCTCAGCTCTCTCATCCAAGACCTGCAGTTTGTCCTCTCGCTCCTTCACCTTCTTCACGTTGGCGTACATCACCTCCACCACCTCGTCGGCTTGCTGCTGCAGCCGAGCGATTTCGGAGTTATTCGTCCCCTGCGAGGCAACGGGATCACAGTGAGAGACCGAGAAGGACCCTTGGCACAATGCAGTAGGAAATaattgtccatctctctctctctctctctctcccccttgccTGAGGAAGCATTAATCGAACTATGTGAGTCTGAATATCAGGAAAGGAatcaacttcctgaggaagtggtggatttaaaatgtttaaaagacatttggatgagtacacgaccaggaaaggtatggagggatatgggccaggagcaggcaggtgggactagcttagtttgggattagggtcggtatgggctggttgggccgaagggtctgcttccgtgctgtatgaaagGCCGAGGGGTTGACCCAACGGGGGTGTTTAAAATCCTGAAAGCTTTCCGAGGGAGTGGAATTCAGAGGAAATGTTTCTTTCTGTTGGTGGAAGAGCAGAACCTGCCAATATCAGACAGCGTCCCGAAAAATCTCATCGGGAGGTCCAGAAGGAACCTCGTTCCCAGACTGCGGCACAGGATGTGGAATGCGCTCCCACAGGCTGAAGTCAATCATATCAATGTACCTGAGTAGGGGGGTTAGAAACACACGGGGGGGGAGGAGACATTACAGAGTTCCAATTAAAGATTTAGACAGTGAAAATTGGGAGGAAGCTCAAATCCTGGTCAggagcaatgggctgaatggccttacgtAAGCTGATGTGTGAAACAATTTCCCCCGGCCCCCCTcaaaaaacacacacatacagcacACATCCATTCTGACAACAAGAAACATCTTCTTTCAACCTATGTCCTTTCGCTCTCCAACAAAGAAATCcacttgtggctcagtggttagcactgctgcctcacggtgccagggagccgggttcgattccagcctcgggcaactgtctgtgttggagtttgcacgttcttcccccccacccccgaccccgtgtctacatggtgctctgatttcctcccacaatccaagggtgtacaggttagggtggattggctgtgctaaattgcccacagcatccagggaggtgcaggttatGCTGGATTGCCATGGGAAATCAGGGTTAGAAGTtgagtctggctgggatgctcttcggagggtcagtgcggactcaatgggctgaacggcctgcctccacactgtaaggaagcTGTGATCcttgcaaatagagtcatagagtcatagagatgtacagcacggaaacagacccttcggtccaacccgtccatgctgaccagatatcccaacccacctgccagcacccggcccatatccctccatacccttcctattcatatacccatccaaatgccttttaaatgttgcaattgtaccagcctccaccacatcctctggcagctcattccatacacgtaccaccctctgcgtgaaaaggttgtcctgtaggtctcttttatatctttcccctctcaccctaaacctataccctctagttctggactccacagccctagggaaaagactatcttcttatcctatccatgcccctcataattttgtaaacctctataaggtcacccctcagcctccgatgctctagggaaaacagcccctgctttcccaaaatgcagcaccttgcatttatctgaattaaactccatctgccacttctcagcccattggcccatctggtccagatcctgttgtaatctgaggtaaccctctttgctgtccactacacctccaattttggtgtcatctgcaaacttactaactgtacctcttatgcacatatccaaaatcatttatgtaaatgacaaaaagtagagggcccagcaccgatctttgtggcactccactggtcacaggcctccagtctgaaaagcaacccttcaccatcaccctctgtcttctacctttgagccagttctgtatccaaatggctagttctccctgtatcccatgagatctaaccttgctaaccagtctcccatggggaaccttgtcgaatgccttactgaagtccatacagatcacaactactgctctgccctcatcaatcctctttgttacttcttcaaaaaactcaatcaagtttgtgagacatgatttcccacgcataaagccatgttgactttgccgaatcagtccttgtctttccaaatacatgcccATCCTGTGCCTcaggcttccctccaacaacttgcccaccactgaggtcaggctcaccggtctatagttccctgtcttaaacagtggcaccacgtttgccaacctccagtcttccggcacctcacctgtgattatcgacgatacaaacatctcagcaagagaccaCAACCGCATTTTATCACATCAATTGCCAACTAAACTCAGGCTGGGATGCCCACCTGTCTCAATGCCAGTCCAGATCCATGGCAAGGGCTCATGGCAGCCCATCTGGTAAAACCTGCCTGATATGAAGGGTAGGAAAACCAAGACTGGGAGAACCCTGGGTGCCATCGGGAAAACCAAGCAGGTTATTCAGTGAACATTAGACACAGCTcacagtgtggtgctagaaaaacactgtgtgtgtgtgtgtgtgagagagagagagagatgcctgTGAGAGGATGCGTGCATCGATGTGAGTGTGGgggatgtttgtgtgtgtatatgagtgagAGAGGCTCACACACAcccggtggtggtggtgggggggtgggggggggggcaaggtgGAATTGCTGTTGTTTTTGGAGTTGTATTCCAGGGACAGGCAGTACCTGGGGACAgatcaggtcaggcaacacccgaggagcaggagaatcgacgtttcgggcctgaccCCTTAATCAGGAAAGGTGACTCCTCACAGTCTGTCTGAGGAGAATAATACATGTCGCTGCAGACGTTGAACTGGATTGATCAAAATTTAGGATTATCTAAGCCTCCTCCGACACTCAGTTCCACTCCATGCCCTCATCTGTGGTTAAATCCTCggaatgagggcatcgctggcatttattgcccaggggCCAGTTTGAGAGTCatccacatcactgtgggtctggagtcacatgtagaccagaccaggcaaggaggggcgagggcagtttccttccctgaaggtcatcagtgagcctgatgagTTTTTCCTCCAAGTGCTTTTAGGTCACTTCAGGGGgagcgcacccccccccccctccattttTCGGGAATGGTGAAAGATTACCGGGTGGCGTTGCCCGAGTCTGCTTCTGCAGCCACTGTTTAAAAGCTGGTTGCCAAAGCAAGTGAAGACAGTCTTTACAGGTCGCCGGAGATCTAGGACAATGGCAGTTACGGCTGGGCCCGACCTTTAACAGTGTCCTTTAAAATGGCGTGGAGCCTTTTTAGAGTCGTAGagctgcacagcacggaaaccgacccgTACTCAAAAGCCTCCAAAACCCGACGTTCTGTCCCCAGGTCCTGCCTGTCCCTGGAATACAACTCCAAAGACAACAGCAATTCCACCCCACCACACCCCCATCCCCCccaatagtgtgtgtgtgtgtatgagcgtgtgtgtgagagagggtctgtgggagtctctctctctcacacacacacacatactgtagggaacctaaccTAATCTTATTGTTCCAGTTGCATGAtaatgtgatcttttgctataaattctgtccccTACGGTCCTGCTgtacagccacctgatgaaggagcgtcactccgaaagcaagtgcttccaaataaaacctgttggactgcaacctggCGTCGTGCGAATTTTTAaccctgtccaccccagtccgacaccaccACATCATACCTTTGGCCAAAGAGACAGGTCCTCGAAGGCAATTTATAGGAGATTTATAAGGCAGGGGTCTTTTTTAACGCGGAGTGTAACAGTACCAGCAGCAAAATGGGGCGGGATGCGGGAGAAGGA of Chiloscyllium plagiosum isolate BGI_BamShark_2017 chromosome 42, ASM401019v2, whole genome shotgun sequence contains these proteins:
- the LOC122543201 gene encoding vesicle-associated membrane protein 3-like isoform X2, whose protein sequence is MGTNNSEIARLQQQADEVVEVMYANVKKVKEREDKLQVLDERAEQLQEAGKLFQKTSKQVAIQEASRNRKWKIILGVAVGLVILVVVIVVIIITTSLKDQRLPHQSEAVPKLETTTAGQQGT
- the LOC122543201 gene encoding vesicle-associated membrane protein 3-like isoform X1, coding for MMLPSQGTNNSEIARLQQQADEVVEVMYANVKKVKEREDKLQVLDERAEQLQEAGKLFQKTSKQVAIQEASRNRKWKIILGVAVGLVILVVVIVVIIITTSLKDQRLPHQSEAVPKLETTTAGQQGT